The window TGGGTGACTCTAGCAAACAACATTTCtaagaaatcacaaaattttGGGTAAAAGGGACCTTAAAACTCATCAAATCAAACTGCCCTCCCTtggcagagaaggaaatggaagcatCGGATAAGGGACACACTTAGTGGTAGAAATAGATTTAGAGTCTAGGTTTTAGGGTGCAAAGTCTAGAATGTTCTGTCCTAGACTTGTGGGAACTCAGCACAGACACTTCAGGGACACAGAAAATATGAGGAAACTTTTATTTGGCAGGGGGAGGGCAACCAATACAATAATATACCTACAAGGTGACTAGGGTATGGctgagaaatataaaaacaacatcaacaataaaaaatgcaCTTAGGAGTTTCACGTCATTCcactggaaaatataaacaaaaattaactaaaactaAAGAGAACTACTCTAATGAAGACACAGCATATTCACATTGCCCTTCCTATTTCCTGCCTCACAGATGAAGATCTCTAAACATTCTGGGTGGATTCTTCTATTTTTACTTTACCTTTTCCCTTAGCTATGCTTTTatgtaaaaactttttttttttttaacattttagtaaaatatgtgaagatttttgaaaaaatgttccCCAATGTTACAAGGTATTATTCACCTTGTTTTCCACATCAATTGTACATGTAACAGTTAGTGCAAGGACTCTATTTCTCCTCACTTTCTTCAATGCCATCGAGCACTTTGGACTCAGGTCCTCAAGGTGAAAAGGGAAGTCTGgatgggatgggggcaggggggcagggcaggaggaggcaaggtgagggaggaaggaagcagaaaagtGTGACAGTGACAGCAGGGTATATCTTGAGTGTGACCAATTCCTTGAATGAGCTACAACTCAGTCAACAGGTGTGTATGTTTTTGTACTGATGGTATCTTTCAacaggaagatgaggaggaaggtGGCAAACAGACTGTGACAAGACTTAGGATAGAGACGTTATTTTTTCTATCACGGGGACAAGAAGGATGGAAGACAGCCTTCAGTGGACAGACCGACAAGAAAGGAACGAGATGGTCCTCCAGGGTCAGAGTGAGGCACTCAGAGCAGTCGCTGACAGCCGTGTGTTCACACAATGCTCCCCGCACCGGGGACACCACAGTGGCCCCCAGAGCAGACAGAACTCCCACAGAAAGGCCCGGCATCTTCCTCAGCTTTCTACTCACACAATGGCAAGAATAACATGTGGGGCTATACATGGTCTCAGCTACAGGTGACGAAGACTGCTTTTCCCTGGGTTCAAGAGGAAAAATGAAGGCTCTAACTCAGCAGGTGTCTTAGTCAAGAGATTGTAAAACAAACGTGATCATGAGATCTATTGTGAAGCTGTAATAGACAATCTCTGATCCAGGAACCCACATCCAGCCAGGCCTCCTGAAAACCATCTGGGAGCCAGCTCAATACACCGTGCTCTCCATTTTTCCTGGTCGGTCTGCCAGAACTTGAGCTTGCTCCTGGGTCTTGCTGACAGCCGGGGCAGCCTCTGTTGTCAACATCACCTGATCGCTCTGCTCTGGAGCCCAGCAACACCACTTACATCATCTGTGTCCTGGGGCAGATTCCTAAGATGCAGAAACTGACTCCCATCAGGTCAGTTTTCCGCCTAACTCCAATTAGCTGCAGATACCACAGGCACGGTCGTTCAGCCCAAGCACGGGCCCTGTTGGGGCCCTAAGCTGTTTTAGCTACCCCCCAAACATGTCCCCTGAGGAGGGCACATTAACCATAGAAGGGTCCAGACTTTTACCTCTTCGGTATGGAATATTTGAGCTCTAGGGGAAAAGCACTTGACAGCTGTAAGGCACTGACCCTAGTCCTTTAAAGGTTAGCTCATATATTACAGAATTCAAAGTTTCAATGAAAAGACAACTCgtgtttcttataaatatataactttatatattacatatatttacaatataaacAACATACAAATGTTTTGTAATACTAATGGCAGTCTTGAAAACAgatgttttcaaaacaaaagtgGATATTTATCCAAGGTGGGTTCCTGGTTCCTCCAGAACCCACATTCTAGACAATGCCCCAGGCCCAGATTTCTGTAGAAGTCAAAAGGAAGAGGAGGGTTGCTGGAAAATGGCTCTAATACCTTCTCCCTTCCCAAATATCCTGGTCTTCCACTGGCACCAGCTAACATGGCCCCATGTGCACCCCTCAAATGGGCAAACCATGGGGCCTGGGTATAGTACCTGTGTGGGCACTAAGCCCTGTGGAGTGGATAAAAGTGAATGCTTTCAATCACCATCTCTAAGGCAGCATTTCCAAAATCTGGAAGATTCAGTCATGGAGCCAAGGATGCTTTAGGTGTTTCCACTTTagtaaaacaatatttacatccaagtgctaaataaattaaaagttggCCACAAGATGCCATTTCTTCCTTGGGCTTTGGAATCTAGAAGCCACTGGTCACACACTACTTATCTTCCAAAAGTTTCTTCACACTCGACTAGTTCATCTATTGCGCGCAGCAAGTCTTCAAAGGAAGGCCTTCCCTCTGGTTTCtacaattaaaaatcaaagagaagaTATGGGTTCCAGGATCCATTCCAAAATAATTTCTCAAACTCAGAGAACATCGTAGCACACTAGAGCAAGGTACTCACTGCTTCGGGACTGGAACATGCAGGCATCTCCAAGTAGGTCTGATTTTTCCTGCATGTACTACCACTAGACTAAGCTTTCTACCACACTGCTTTTGCATCCCAATTCAAGAAACTGATCATTCCTTATTGTCTGTCAAATCAAGTCCTTCTACTTGGCAGTGCCCTCTACaacctgcccaccccccaccccctggctaGCCAATCTCATTTCCTAGAAAAATCCTCACATGGGCTCTCCGCTCAATCAGCCCAGTGTCCACCCTCGTGGATACACACTATGTTCATTTCCGCCTCCACGTCTTTGCTCATGCTGGCCTTCTCCCCCTAGCACCACTTAGCACCACTTCCTGCCCAGCCCTCTGCCCATCCCAGTCAATGCTCTTGGGAGGCTTTCAGCAAGTGACGGAGAACAtgggctttagagtcagacaggACGCTGGTTCCTTGCAGCTAAGTGGTCCTGGGTAAACAGCAACTTCATGAGTCTTGGTATTCTCACCCACAGAGTGGTCACAGTAAAAGCAACCACACTTCAAAGGGTTATTCTGAGAACTACATCTAAAGCATTTAGTACAGTGTCTAGCACACAATACATGTGAGCTAATGTCATTATtatctttaataattattattatctttcaAAAGTCATTTTAGTGTCTAATCTCTTCTATGAGGTGACATTTCATTACAGGGGGAAGGAAAACTTCCAAAGAATGTGAGTAAAAAGACCTGAGAAAGTTGAGATTTGGAGAAAGAAACCTTCCCTGGAAAAGTAACACCTCAATAATACAAGAGGGCCACTGAGACGAGAATCACTTCCTCAGACTTATTCTCTGAGTTCTTAACTCGGGCAACTATGGCAGGATTCCCACTTGGTAATAGAGCAGCGCCTGAATTTATTCTCTTAATTATTAGCGTTTTCcccttcttcactttcttcttcccATTATTCAGAATTGAGTTGAGAGAGTTGGCTTCCTACCTAGAGTTTGAAATCATGTAAAACATGTACCAACTCACTAGGCTATAAAGACTACACACTATTAATCTATAAGCCCAGATCCATAAtgtttcagagattttttttagtatatgtgctgccgaagcgagcacacaGAGATTGTTTTAaagagcacacacaaaaaattctaTACCTCCTGCCAACATCTCAGCATCACTTCGTATACATATTTGGATGCCAACTTCGGCCGGTAGAGTCGGTGACCACGAGTAACCATGGTTACCACTTCATAGTTGGTGTTTTTCTCAAAGGGCATTCTGCCTTCAGTGAATACTTCCCACATCAAGACACCTGGGAAAGGATAAGGATTACCAAATGACATATCCATGTCCTCTTCAGAGCAGAATTGAGGGAAAATGGGCCATGTGTCTTACCGAATGACCAGACATCTGATTTGCTGCTAAAGCGGCTGTAATTAAACACCTCAGGTGGACACCACTTCACAGGAAATTTAGCACCGGAAGAACTTGTGTATTGATCATCCAGAACATACCTACAGTAAGACACACCGTAAGTTTACACCTCTGAGTTACGATCTGCATTTTGTACacgttctttttttccccccttagaaTCAAAAACACAGTTGACTGAAGTCCAACAAGCATCCGGTTGAAGCTAAATGTTTGCCTTGGTGGCCCCACCTGGCGACTTCTATCTCAGCTCGAATTCAGTGCTTGAAATGGATGCATTGTAATATTAGTATCTATGCATTCACttctcagtttgttttttttcttttttataaggcAATACAATAAAATAGTTTGCAAACTTTTTCTTGTAAGCAATTTTTGGTCTTAAAACAAAGTCTCACCCAAAGGCCTCACATGTAAAACATCTAAAGCAAAGCGGCTGTAAAGGAAGTGGTGCAGAGCGTCTGGAGACACACGTGCTTTTAGTCCCCACAATTCCACAGAGCACAATTTAGAACTACAACAAGTCAAGAAAGCGAATTGCAACATGACATACGTAAATGgtggaatatatttttatacaccatGACatccctcctacacacacacacacacacacacacacacacacacacactcaaaacaatattatataattttcctATGGGAGCAACTTCTGTCCTTCTGGAAGGACACACACAAACTGGTAACACTGGCTATGTCTGGGGGAGAATCCTTGATTGGGCTGGTAAACATGGGACCTTCAGCCTTTCCTGTAATGTGCTCAGTATGCATTTCCAAGGGGAATGTGTTTGTGTACTGTATGAACATATAAAGTTGGTTTCTAAAAAACTCCAGGAGAAAATATTCGAATAACTGCACAAACCTCGTTTCCTGTATGGACAAAGATGGTGACAATGCACCATGTGCTGGACCAACTCGTCTGTCAATCAGGGGACTCTGAATTTAGTGTCTAATGAGTGTGTTAGAGGGGTGGATACAAAAGCACAGATCTTCTGAAAGCCAAACATATGAAAATTGAACATGTGACATTGGAGGACTGCCTGTCAGATACAGAACACCATCATAAAAAGCCAATAAAGAACACTGGGTAATTAAGGACCCGCCAGTCAGCCGTTTCGGCCCCACTTCTGACAAGACCAGCTTTCTAAGCTCCCTGGGCCCGTTTCCTTAGGAGCTAAACTTGACCGGTACGACCCGGTCCTTGCCTGCTTTTATTACTGCTCTTTGTCCTGGCCATGGGCTGGCCACCCCATCCTCTTTCCATTCCTCGAGTTAGCCGAGCCTGTCCCAGATCTCAAACTTTTACACTTGGTGTTTCTTCCATCTGGAATATTTTCTCCTCATTCTTTCACCTACCTGGCTAATTTCCGCCTTTGGGGTCTCATTCAAATATTAAGGATCTCAAAGAGGCCTTCCAGAGCACCAGATCTAAAGCAGCCACCATCCCTCCTACCCAGGCCACCACTCAGTACTCACCCCACCGCTAACCCCAAGTTATCTCCCTCACAGGAGCCAGCAAACtatttctgtgaagggccagatgaCGAATATTTTAGATTTTGCAGGCCAGTTTCTGTCACAACCACTCACCTGGGTCTTGGTGGggggaaagcagccacagacaatatagAAGTGAATGAGCGAGGCTATGTCTcagtcacattttatttatggacactgacaCTTAAATGCCAGATAATGTTCATGCGTcatattctttcaactttttttcaaccatttaaaagtgTGAAAACCGTTGTTGGGTAACAGGCTGTACAAAAAGAGGTGGTGGGTCACATGTGGCCCCGAGGATAGTTTGCTGGCCCCTGCTCTGTCATATCACTGCGTTTGTTTTCCTCTCCGCATGTCTCAGGGCCCATGTTTCACCTTCCTCTTGAAAACAAGCTGGCATGTGAGCCAGGACTTGTGTGTCATATTCTCTGCTATGGTTCGGTCTACCAttgtgcctggaacatagtaggcacttaatttCTTATGAGTGTATATATGGATGTATAGAGGGAaagaactaaatattttttaaaggtcttttCTAATAccctattaaaattataaaaattaagcaaataaaaacactacagaTTTGGGTATTCTAAGAACTTTCCCCACGAAAAGATTTCTGTGAAAACAAAAGATTCTAGAAATCtatgggggctgggggtgggaggtgagggtaagggggatcaaatatatggtgatggaagaactgactctgggtggtgaacacacaatgggatttatagatgatgtaatacagaattgttcacctgaaatctatctaattttactaacaattgtcaccccaataaattaaaaaaaaaaaaaaaagattctagaAATCTAATGCACAccagggagaaaagaaagtaatgTATTTAACAGGCCATCCTGCCACCTAGTGGAGAgaattattaacaataattaacACAGTGtatacttatttgtttatctCAGAAGGGCCAGCTGACCAGATTGCCTTCCTGCTTCATCAGTGCAGATCTTTCCCAGGCTTATTCATTCTACAAGCTAATGTGAATATCACATAAAGCCACATAATAAAACATAAGCAATCATAACTCCTCAACAATTTATTCACCTGAGAAAAAGCCAAAGCTAACAGTAAAATGGATACACTCAGCaaagaaatctttcaaaatacaaatacCCTAATTTATTAGCTTATATCAAAAACACTAATAAGCAGAGAAAACAATTAGTTCCTCTATTAAAATAATGATGGGtactacattaaaataatgatggGTACTACTATTTTGCTAATGAAACAAAAGCTGTGGTTTCAAAACAGCTCTGAAATAGAGGAGGAAGTAGCTGACAGAGTCAAACTGCAGAGAAAAATTCAGGCTTCCTGTTACTTTCAAGGGAAAGGTCACAGTCTCATATTAATTTCATccaaaattaatagaaaatgcaTACTTAGACTCAGACTTACCTGGCCATTCCAAAATCAGATACTTTTACAACTCCCGCCTCATTTACTAGACAATTTCTGGCAGCCTGGAAAACAATATTATAACGACATATTAGTTACAAAGTtccataataaaagtaaaaaaatacaagctctatttattttaaatttagtttagcCCAGTCAACATCAGCAGAGGGTAGAAACATCTCTTCAAAAATTGTTTGTACACCTATGCAACTGTCTCCAacatacagctgacccttgaacaacatggctTTGAACtacacaggtccacttatatgtgaattttttttcaaaaaatgcatATAGTACTGTACatgtatgattttcttaataacattttcttttctctagcttattttattgtaagaatacagtatataatatacaaaatatgtgttaatcaactgtgtatgttattggtaaggcttccagtcaccCATACACTATCAATTAATTTTTaggggaatcaaaagttatacacagattttcaactgtgtgggggGTTGGAGCCCCTAACCCCCGTGTTGTtcgagggtcaactgtatacaCAAGAGTAAAAATAGGCTCTTCTGCCTCattaaagaatgggaaaaaaatatttgcaaaacaaatatttgatatgaaatatataagaaagtcatacaactcaaaagcaaaaaaaaatccaatttaaacttgaaatttgctaagagaataaatctacACACTCTTATCACACATACAAAAAGGTAAGAAACTCTGAGTAAAGTGAGTAGTAAATCTTCAAATACGTGGAgactaaacaacacacttctcAAAAACCAGTGTCAAAGGAAagatcaaaagggaaataaataattatctcaaaacaaatgaaaatgaaaatacaacatagtAAATTTTGTGGAATGAagtaaaagcagttttaaagTGTAACACAATAAGCACATAGATTAAGAAACTAGGGAGATctaaaataaacaacctaactttacacttcaaggaactagaaaaagaggaacaaattatGCCCAAAGTTTGCaaaaggaaggacataataaaaatcagagaagaaagaaatgaaatagagatcagaaaaatagaaaggaccaacaaaattaaaagctggttctttgaaaagataaacaaaattgacaaacctgtTTCTAtagatgataaagaaaaaaagaaagaagactcaaatataattagaaatgaaGCAGAAGGCATTACAACTGACACTACCGAAATACAAAAGTTATGTGTACAAAAGttataagagactactatgaacaataaTATGGCAACAAATTatataagtaggaaaaaaatggatacatttctagaaacacacaatCTACCAAGAGAGAATCAGGAAGAAGGCTGAACAGGCCAGTAATGAGTCAAGAGATTGAGTCAGTAATAAAAAAGTAccaacaaagaaaactccagggccagatggtttcactggtgaattctaccaaatatttaaagaagcaTTAATACCAAcaatcctcctcaaactcttccaaaatactaaagaagagaaaacacttCCAAATTTATTCTACAAagccagcattaccttgatacaAAAACCAGATGATGGtatcacaagaaaactatagaccaatatccctgataaatacagatgcaaaaattctcaacaaaatatgagcaaactaattaaaaaacacattaatagGATTGTACACGATGACCAAGTcagatttatccctgggatgcaaggctggttcagcTTATGCAAATCAGTAAGTACAATGCATTACATCAATAAGAGATGAAAATCATATGTTCATCTCAATAGtcacagagaaagcatttgacaaaatacaatgtcctttcatgataaaaactcttaacagATTGATTAgagaaggaatgtacctcaacgtaataaaggccacatatgataaaCCTACTACTAACATTATAATCAatggagaaaaattgaaaaggttTCTTCTGAGATCAGGTACAAGCCAAGGCTGCCCACTCTCACTACTcctattcaatatagtactggaaatcctagcGAGAGCAATtgggcaagacaaagaaataaaaggcatccaaattgggaaggaagaattaaaactgtCGCTATTTGCTGACAGTCTGATCTTACATACAGAAAATCCCAGAGTCAATCAAAAAGTGGTTGGAATTAATCAGTAAAGTGGCAtgttacaaaatcaacgtacagaaATCAAATTCCTTTACACGAATGATGAAGAACCAGAATAGGAAATACGGAAAACTATCCCATTCAAAATTAGcatcaaaaccaataaaatacttagtaataaatttaactaagATCAAAAGATCAGTACAATGAAAATGACAAGATTATgctgaaaaaaactgaagaagatacaaacaagTAGAAAGACATCTgtattcatggataggaagaataaaTATTGTTGAGATGGCCAGACTAGCCAAagctatctatagattcaacacaatccccatcaaaataccaacggcattcttcacagaaatagaaacaatcctaaaatgtgtgtggaactacaaaagaccctgaataaccaaagcaatcctgagaaaaaagaacaaagctggaggtatcatatcctgatttcaaactatacaaCAGAGCCATAGtaaaaacaatatggtactggcacaaaatagtcagaaaaatagaacaaattctagagagcccagaattaaaTCCTGGCATTTATAGTCAACTAATATTCCACAAGGAGCCACGAACACCCAATGGGAGAAAAATAGTCTcatcaacaaatggtgctgggaaaactggagaaacACATGCAGAACAATGAAATCAGCCCCCTATCTCACATGActcacaaaaactaactcaaagtggatcaaaggcTTAAACATAAGGTCtgataccataaaactcctagaagaaaacataaggaagaaaCTCATCGATATTGGTCTTGGGAATGATTTTTTGGACGTAACatcaaaagcacagacaacaaaagcaaaaatcaataaataggaCTACATCAGACTCAAAAGCTTCAGcatggcaaaggaaataatcaacaaaacgAAATGGCagcctacaaaatgggagaaaattttggGAAACCATATATCAGATAAGGAGTTAACAtccaatatatataaagaactaacagaatttaacaaaaaacaaacaaaccaatttaaTAATGGGAAgtactaaatagacatttttccaaagaggacatcaaAATAgccaataagaacatgaaaaggggctcaacatcactaatcatcaggaaaatgtcagtcaaaaccacagtgagatatcgcctcacacctgttagaatggccatcatcaagaagacaagagacaACAGGTGCTGGCAAGGGTGTGGTGAGTAGGGAACCTTTATGCATGTAAATTAGTGTGAATTTAAATTAGTCCAACCACTACAAAAAACAATACGAagtgtcctcaaaaaattaaaaatagatctaccatacaATTTAGCAATCCACTTTCGGAAATAtacccaaaggaaaggaaaacaggattTTGACGAGATACATGCACACCCATGTatcgcagcattattcacaatagccaagatatgtaaacaacccaaatgctcatCAAGGGATGAATAGATAACAAAAGATGTggaatatatatacaatgaacattattcagccacgaGAAAGAAAGGTatcctgctatttgtgacaatatgaaGGGAACTTCAACATACTAcactaagtgagataagtcagagaaaaacaagtacCGTGTGATATCACaagtggaatcttaaaaaaaaaaaagtcaaaactgtAAAAAAACAGAGAATAAAGTGGTGGTTACAGGGGATGGGGGACTGATAATTCTATCAACATGCTGAAAACAGACACATTTGGGAAGActaggcagagggaaaagagaaggaaaggaatgagggagagagggagaaagaatgagaggaaaattAAGATGTGTCTCCGTCACAATCATTTAAACCAGTACTAGATTACTTTTTCTGGCATTTTCAGGAATTAACATGGGCTTCCAACTTTTCCTAGTGatttcagagataaagaaaatgagccaGTTACTACAGTTTCTGCTTATAATGTGTGAGATGGAAGTGAGTTTAGGAGTTAAAGGATGAGTCAACCTTTAACCTCCTCCTTCATCACCATATACAAGTCATTTCATGTCTCTGAAgccaatttctttatctataaaacaaTGATCAGAAACACAGTCATGACTAGCTAGCTCATGAGATGCTTATGGAGATTAAATAATCTACACATGATTAACTTGTTGGGAAATATTGCCTgtttaattatgtattatttatacaATTGCCtacataattatgtattatatatattagattttaaaaagatcttcCTGTTACCATTATGGTGCAAGTTAAACTTaccaagtttaaaaataatggtgaAATACTGTTGAGAACAAAAATTGGGTACTGACCCATCAACGCTCATTTGCTAACTCAGTGTGTTTCAAAGGAATTTGGCCAATGAATGGGAATACAGGTGGTTTATAGTTTACCAGGTCTCTGTGGATGAAACTGTTTCTCTCCAGGTACTCCATCCCTTCACATACATCTTGACACATGCTCAGCAACACGTCTCTACTGAAATGACCTTGTCTCTGTCGGAGGAAATTCAGAAGGCAGCCCCTTTCCATGAATTCGGTGACAATGTAAAGTGGTTTCTGCTGGGTGCATACACCATAAAGCTGTACCAACTTTGGGTGTGTCAGTTTCCTAGGAGAGAAGTCATGCATACACACAGTtatgaaagcaaaagaaaccatccggGGCTAATGCTGGTGAGGGACCACTTTTTAATGCAAAAAAGGGAACCAGAAAGAACATAGTAACTTACATCATCACTTTAGCTTCTTCTATAAAGTCTTCCTCACACATCGCACCTTCCCGAATAGCTTTGATGGCTACTTTGTACTGAGCTCGCCACTTGCCAAGCCTCACCACTCCAAACAGTCCACTCCCCAGTTCCCTCATAAAAGTCAGCTCTGAAGGGTTAATCTCCCATTTTTCTGTGAGACAAAAGGGGGAAAGCGATAAAATGCAATACAGATTCAATACAGACACTAGAGCACGAATCAGTGAGAAACAAAGAACTATAACAACCAAGGTCAATCTCAAAGTTACAGGACAATACTGGTAAAACTCAGAGCAGACTTGCAACACACATCAAAACTGCAAATGATGGCTTTCCACCCTCCGGGGAGGATGTACCTCATCTAAGCTGTCACATACAAGCAAAGTGAACTGAAGACGGCAAGAAGATGCTGCATAGGAAGCGAATAATAATAGAGCCTGAAAGTTAAAGATTccgttaaaaaaataaaaactccatcCTTtaccactctccccaccccctccccttttcttttccaattccaGCAGGTTGGAAAGAATTTACCCTGCTGTTTAAAAGGCTATTGCCAGAAGCAACAATGACAATAATCAAGTTGGATACCTTCTCTGTTAACTCCCTCCATCCTCACTTTCCTGTTAGTAACCAACAAAGCCAGTGAAAACCAGGAAAGGCTTTAGCTTATTTTAGATGTAACATGGTGATGCTTATTTTTCACTGACAGGGAGTTTTCTGTTGAATTATGATTCatgatgaaaacagaaaacctaGGGTTACTACAGCTGTAagtataatcatttaaaaaacccattctataaaacttacaaaaacaGTCTCACCATGTGGAATTCTACACAACTAAATTGGTCTTGTGAAAATGGATTCTTTGCAAGCAAAATTAGCCAATGCAACTACAGAATGAGTTACCGTAGCTGAATCCTGCAGTGGTTGGTGCATTCCTCCCTTTGGCACTAACTGGGTACCGCAGCCTTGTGACAAGTCCTAGAAATCACAGAAAGTATTGCAGTAGAATTCATCCTTAATCATTCTGCATGGTAAAGTGCTAAACTAGAAACccatttataaattcatttatttattcacttcgTGCTCTCCTCTGTGTGTACATACAACACTGTGCTATATGCTGGCAAAAAATAagagaggaaagcaggaaggaagatgATCCCACTCTCTGTGTTGAcaacttcatattttttatggagcataaca of the Rhinolophus sinicus isolate RSC01 linkage group LG02, ASM3656204v1, whole genome shotgun sequence genome contains:
- the TEC gene encoding tyrosine-protein kinase Tec isoform X4; the protein is MIKYHPKFWADGSYQCCRQTEKLAPGCEKYNLFESSIRKALPPAPETKKRRPPPPIPPEEEDNSEEIVVAMYDFQATEAHDLRLERGQEYIILEKNDVHWWKARDKYGSEGYIPSNYVTGKKSNNLDQYEWYCRNMNRSKAEQLLRSEDKEGGFMVRDSSQPGMYTVSLYTKFGGEGSSGFRHYHIKETTTSPKKYYLAEKHAFPSIPEIIEYHKHNAAGLVTRLRYPVSAKGRNAPTTAGFSYEKWEINPSELTFMRELGSGLFGVVRLGKWRAQYKVAIKAIREGAMCEEDFIEEAKVMMKLTHPKLVQLYGVCTQQKPLYIVTEFMERGCLLNFLRQRQGHFSRDVLLSMCQDVCEGMEYLERNSFIHRDLAARNCLVNEAGVVKVSDFGMARYVLDDQYTSSSGAKFPVKWCPPEVFNYSRFSSKSDVWSFGVLMWEVFTEGRMPFEKNTNYEVVTMVTRGHRLYRPKLASKYVYEVMLRCWQEKPEGRPSFEDLLRAIDELVECEETFGR